In one Leishmania major strain Friedlin complete genome, chromosome 13 genomic region, the following are encoded:
- a CDS encoding putative kinesin has protein sequence MSSASCSSLGKGSSSTRNHRRLEDARSPSPEGPRATIAATVSHTSASAPDRAACNGDIFVVDVASGDHFHITTALKGPFHPLTSVTHRALQHTVRNLLLASPNTHTGDSTTQPRPPLLLLLDGVPLGDSDALTLPNGAVVEVHRDSAASLPRPVALLPEQGMPLQSTSAVSARSARLSALEAVKSGPAEEENLWRVQSTAPATTVPFPSRRLPPRGAGGASSNIGLPSDGDNVAGTRDSASPYALMRTSGTAASSESRPRGAVTLVSTFHASAHEDCVVSRQLILSSSLPSRHGGASVSTRSSEEETTSASRQVPSLHTVNDTQPLLHQRTSTYSSIGGRPRAHQSDAAVRGATASAAGPHTPSSASSTLTPLPSTAFTSPAFSQDSPAATEESLTHRRHALPSSSRASAADDRPSSTPLRPSRAAPSVEPSPTSSASALVSVALQNAAASDRGSEAVPASALSAPPAEHSQLQTSAPLPSSPPLQLTAQEIYDTQRSSIAAAAAAEQRRLLTRLQQRCQVLEEEKKALLPARLGALRAQESAGRLRALREAQEEAAAVEVDAVRARLGQHREDLLSHWLRVLQHHKDTQYAMPSALLRQLEAEGEALTLHCLSSIAGYHTQKARLQALQWQRVLKEAEVARLRWEAQVRQCTVEEQRGCLRVVARLRPPSERSWLPASVLASAEAGELDGGYAVRVLEGPPDAARGPQQIIEPVPCVVEVTDPPRDLRRRYALWAAYNAANAGSQQRLFEDQLQPLLEHMCRTGQNVAVLAFGAVGSGKTCALFGSRAAQVPRQPVKTAHKGVLPPQPHRVGGESASAEVFSDFDFSGSRSSRSHSEGDEVGRMPNGVTTVGAPGRRGITRCLDPADAAREAQVLESLAETEAAKRRQRSAERHAREERGWRERAGIEEGDGLLPRAVAWLTAHLRSESPHGKASGPVVESIVFSMYEVYNDHVYDLLPTPPPSAAGTTEPDSKASWAAWPRWNAGWLPAPHIKNSNPENLTELQLELLPPSTDGRGAVRDASATVSHLLPPQPAQPQWRVKASEMEVRTATEALQAIHLGLDRRRSAATLRGAQSSRSHLFLHFRVKVQRPIMPAKSSSVATQWASATAAASALEVAGIGALIGNAAASADATGAAGKPKGYDFLRAALATPSEGATSAKPAAPASSLACVAELLFTDFAGSERIELSGVTGDALKEVQYIHSSLSAVSAVLTALARAHPRREHQGEAEAAARRPGKQRGGGGAPPLAAAALVQRWGAMAHCPGVTLSRSPPVFLQPRFTKLGGDRDTRQRGGHEGSLALRRRVLPLMDKHVAEEEGVQWWRRWRAAPPHVPFRTCKTTQLLQSALGAPCKLLVLACVQPCSVSEVVLPASLHDRKGPRTRAAAQSVFAHQAPVMLSEVHATLAFAERIHEASQDGGKAKRAQWRTRGDGVCE, from the coding sequence ATGAGTAGTGCATCGTGCAGTTCACTTGGcaaaggcagcagcagcacacgcaacCACCGTCGGCTTGAGGATGCCCGGTCACCATCGCCGGAAGGCCCACGCGCCACGATTGCAGCAACGGTGAGTCAcaccagcgccagcgcaccgGATCGCGCCGCGTGCAACGGCGACATCTTCGTGGTGGATGTGGCGAGTGGCGACCACTTTCACATCACGACTGCCTTAAAAGGTCCCTTCCATCCCTTGACGTCTGTGACGCACCGCGCACTGCAGCACACCGTGCGCAACCTGCTCCTGGCCTCACCCAACACCCACACGGGGGACTCGACAACACAGCCGCgcccgcctctgctgctcctgcttgATGGCGTGCCACTGGGTGACAGCGATGCCCTGACACTTCCAAATGGCGCGGTCGTGGAGGTGCACCGCGActctgccgcctcgctgcctcgGCCCGTGGCGTTGCTACCAGAACAGGGGATGCCCCTGCAGTCGACCTCCGCGGTTAGCGCCAGGAGCGCACGCCTGTCTGCGCTGGAGGCAGTGAAGAGCGGCCCTGCCGAAGAGGAAAACCTCTGGAGAGTGCAATCCACCGCGCCCGCGACAACAGTGCCGTTTCCGTCGAGGCGCCTGCCTCCTCGCGGCGCGGGAGGTGCATCTTCCAACATCGGTTTACcgagcgacggcgacaacgtGGCTGGCACCCGTGACAGCGCCTCGCCGTACGCGCTCATGCGCACCAGTGGAACGGCAGCCTCCAGCGAGTCGAGGCCGCGGGGTGCGGTCACGCTGGTGTCCACGTTTCACGCGAGCGCACATGAGGACTGCGTCGTTTCGAGGCAGCTGATACtatcgtcgtcgctgccgagtAGGCATGGCGGCGCCTCTGTGTCTACACGGTCATCAGAAGAGGAGACCACGTCGGCTAGCAGGCAGGTGCCGAGCCTGCACACTGTCAACGACACACAGCCGCTTCTGCACCAGAGGACCAGCACATACAGTTCCATCGGCGGACGTCCACGGGCACATCAGAGCGACGCAGCTGTGAGAGGAGCGACTGCGTCGGCTGCTGGTCCACACACGCCGTCTTCTGCATCATCAACGTTGACGCCGCTCCCCTCTACTGCCTTTACGTCGCCTGCCTTTAGTCAAGACTCACCAGCAGCCACCGAAGAGTCCCTTACACACAGGCGGCACGCACTGCCCAGCTCGTcccgcgcctccgccgccgacgacagGCCCTCGTCTACCCCACTACGTCCAAGTCGCGCAGCACCCTCGGTTGAACCGTCACCAACGTCGTCCGCGTCGGCTTTGGTGTCAGTCGCATTGCAGAATGCCGCCGCGTCTGATCGAGGCTCAGAGGCTGTGCCGGCGTCAGCCCTGtccgcgccacccgccgaGCACTCGCAACTGCAGACGTCAGCGCCGCTCCCATCATCACCCCCGTTGCAGCTCACCGCGCAGGAAATCTACGACACTCAGCGGagctccatcgccgccgcggctgccgccgagcagcggcgcctcctcacacgtctgcagcagcgctgccaggtgctcgaggaggagaagaaggcgctgctgccggcgcgcctTGGCGCGCTGAGGGCGCAGGAGTCCGCGGGCcgtctgcgtgcgctgcgagAGGCccaggaggaggccgccgcggtggaggtggaTGCCGTGCGTGCTCGCCTCGGCCAGCATCGCGAAGACTTGCTTAGCCACtggctgcgcgtgctgcagcaccacaagGACACGCAGTACGCTATGCCGAGCGCGCTGTTGCGTCAGCTGGAGGCTGAGGGCGAGGCGCTCACCCTTCATTGCCTATCCTCCATCGCCGGCTATCACACCCAGAAGGCCCGCCTGCAAGCGCTGCAGTGGCAACGCGTgttgaaggaggcggaggtggctCGGCTGCGGTGGGAGGCCCAGGTGCGCCAGTGcacggtggaggagcagcgcggtTGTCTGCGGGTTGTGGCGCGGCTGAGGCCGCCAAGCGAGCGCTCCTGGCTTCCCGCGTCGGTGCTCGCGTCCGCTGAGGCGGGGGAGCTCGACGGCGGCTACGCCGTCCGCGTGTTGGAGGGCCCGCCGGATGCTGCCCGCGGCCCCCAACAGATCATCGAGCCTGTCCCGTGTGTGGTGGAGGTGACCGACCCGCCGCGCGATCTGCGTCGCCGTTACGCGCTCTGGGCGGCCTACAACGCCGCCAACGCAgggtcgcagcagcgcctctttGAGGaccagctgcagccgctgctggagcacatGTGCCGCACCGGGCAGAACGTCGCCGTCTTGGCCTTCGGCGcggtcggcagcggcaagacgTGTGCGCTGTTCGGCTCCCGCGCCGCGCAGGTGCCACGGCAGCCCGTAAAGACAGCGCACAAGggtgtgctgccgccgcaaccCCACCGAGTCGGTGGGGAGTCCGCCAGCGCTGAGGTGTTCAGCGACTTTGActtcagcggcagccgcagcagccgaagCCACAGCGAGGGCGACGAGGTCGGCCGAATGCCGAACGGCGTCACTACTGTGGGGGCGCCGGGCCGCCGAGGCATTACCCGCTGCCTTGACCCCGCCGACGCGGCGAGGGAGGCTCAGGTGCTCGAGTCCTTGGCCGAGACCGAGGCTgcgaagcggcggcagcgcagtgcGGAGCGGCACGCACGAGAAGAACGCGGCTGGCGTGAGCGGGCCGGGATcgaggagggggacgggctgctgccgcgcgcggtggcgtggctgacggcgcacctgcgcagcgAGTCGCCGCACGGCAAGGCCAGCGGGCCAGTGGTAGAGTCCATCGTCTTCTCCATGTACGAGGTGTACAATGATCACGTGTACGACTTGCTGCCAACCCCTCCTCCGAGTGCTGCAGGCACCACTGAACCCGACAGCAAGGCCTCGTGGGCGGCGTGGCCTCGATGGAACGCCGGGTGGCTGCCCGCCCCGCACATCAAGAACAGCAACCCAGAGAATCTGACcgagctgcagctggagttgctgccgccctccacaGACGGGCGTGGTGCTGTCAGAGACGCGTCAGCCACCGTCTCGCActtgctgccgccgcagccagcGCAGCCCCAGTGGCGCGTTAAGGCGAGCGAGATGGAGGTGCGCACAGCaacggaggcgctgcaggcgatcCACCTCGGTctcgaccgccgccgctccgccgctACGCTTCGGGGGGCGCAGTCGAGCCGCAGCCATCTCTTCCTGCACTTCCGAGTCAAGGTGCAGCGGCCCATCATGCCGGCGAAGTCGTCGAGCGTTGCGACGCAGTGGGCATCAGCCACTGCAGCGGCAtccgcgctggaggtggcgggCATCGGCGCTCTGATCGGCAACGCCGCAGCGTCTGCGGACGCCACGGGCGCTGCAGGCAAGCCAAAGGGCTACGACTTCTTGCGCGCCGCACTCGCGACGCCTTCTGAAGGAGCAACCAGCGCCaagccggcagcgccagcgtcatCGCTGGCCTGtgtcgcggagctgctcttCACCGACTTTgccggcagcgagcgcaTCGAGCTCAGCGGTGTCACAGGCGACgcgctgaaggaggtgcAGTACATCCACTCGAGTCTGAGCGCCGTGTCAGCGGTGCTGACGGCGTTGGCGCGTGCCCATCCTCGTCGTGAGCACCAGGGCGAggcagaagcggcggcgaggcgtcCGGggaagcagcgcggcggtggcggggcgCCACCACTagcggctgccgcgctggtgcagcgctGGGGAGCGATGGCGCACTGCCCAGGCGTCACGCTGTCGCGCAGCCCGCCGGTCTTCCTCCAGCCGCGCTTCACGAAACTCGGCGGCGACCGCGACAcccggcagcgcggcgggcaCGAGGGCAGCCTTGCactgcgcaggcgcgtgctgccgctcatGGACAAGCACGTAGCTGAGGAGGAAGGTgtgcagtggtggcggcgttggcgtgccgcgccgccgcacgtgcCGTTCCGCACGTGCAAgacgacgcagctgctgcagtcggCGCTGGGCGCACCGTGCAAattgctggtgctggcgtgcGTGCAGCCGTGCAGTGTGtcggaggtggtgctgccggcgagCCTGCACGACCGCAAAGgcccgcgcacgcgtgcggcggcgcagtcgGTGTTCGCTCACCAGGCGCCGGTGATGCTCTCCGAGGTGCACGCTACGCTAGCCTTTGCTGAACGCATCCACGAAGCATCGCAGGACGGCGGCAAGGCCAAGCGAGCGCAGTGGCGCACAAGGGGGGATGGCGTGTGTGAGTAA
- a CDS encoding oxidoreductase-like protein, protein MSSASIVALSLSLSFSLGLLRSLGSARHIRYGHPHTNTSAYGGRHPRMQVMAAAARTYRHIVARELSTNFRAVASIVEAPFPTVLHPKAILVKNKYLGVNASDINFTAGIYQPDVRPPFACGFEAVGEVVDVGSGVKDLKAGAAVVTQSYGAFAEYQVVARRHAKPIPRVAREYLPLDLSATTASIALEHVLKPQPGERAVVTAAAGGTGQFAVQLLKHVYGCSVVGTCSSPSKEVFLTNTLKCDGVVNYKAEGGDTAAAFLRCYPRGVNIAYESVGGDLLEAVIQSLAPRGRILSLGCVSTYQCGSIEAACPSRKPLPLQLLAKSASLSTFFLPHFAKYGQLHFDRLCALHEQGLVQCCIDPTTFEGLEGVYDAIDWMFEQKNCGKVMVEL, encoded by the coding sequence ATGTCCTCAGCCTCCAtcgtcgctctctctctctctctctctttctctctcggtCTCCTCCGCTCTTTGGGCTCCGCACGACACATCCGCTACGGCCAcccgcacacaaacacatccGCATACGGAGGCCGCCACCCACGCATGCAGGTAatggccgcagcagcgcgtacgTACCGGCACATCGTCGCCCGGGAGCTCTCCACCAACTTCCGGGCGGTCGCATCCATCGTTGAAGCACCGTTCCCAACGGTGCTGCACCCCAAGGCTATCCTCGTGAAGAACAAGTACCTTGGCGTCAATGCGAGCGACATTAACTTCACGGCTGGCATCTACCAGCCCGATGTGCGGCCGCCTTTCGCGTGTGGCTTCGAGGCCGTGGGAGAGGTTGTCGACGTAGGCAGCGGCGTAAAAGACTTGAaggctggcgccgctgtcgtgaCTCAGAGCTACGGCGCGTTCGCAGAGTACCAGGTGGTAGCGCGACGGCACGCCAAGCCTATACCACGCGTGGCGAGGGAATACCTGCCGCTCGACCTGAGTGCGACAACGGCATCCATCGCGCTTGAGCACGTCCTCAAGCCGCAGCCCGGCGAGCGCGCCGtcgtgacggcggcggcaggcggcaCAGGGCAGTTTGCCGTTCAGCTGCTCAAGCACGTCTACGGCTGCTCAGTCGTCGGGACGTGCTCCTCGCCATCGAAGGAGGTCTTTCTCACCAACACGCTCAAGTGCGACGGGGTGGTGAACTACAAGGCAGAGggcggcgacacggcggcggcgttccTGCGCTGCTACCCACGCGGGGTCAACATCGCCTACGAATCCGTTGGCGGCGACCTCCTCGAGGCTGTGATCCAGAGCCTCGCGCCGCGCGGCCGCATCCTCTCTCTAGGCTGCGTGTCGACCTACCAGTGCGGCTCCATCGAAGCAGCCTGTCCAAGTCGcaagccgctgccgttgcagcTGCTTGCCAAgagcgcctccctctctaccttcttcctccctcacttCGCCAAGTACGGGCAGCTGCACTTCGACCGTCTCTGTGCGCTGCACGAGCAGGGCCTTGTACAATGCTGCATCGACCCCACGACGTTCGAAGGCCTAGAAGGTGTGTACGACGCCATCGACTGGATGTTCGAGCAGAAGAACTGTGGCAAGGTGATGGTTGAGCTTTAA
- a CDS encoding ubiquitin-like protein, with product MRIQVRGTAPYNSDDVVVLEGLTVAELRNSLMVRFNIDAATHSIRLLYRGRLMQDANSVTSYGVEEGSTVHIVVQPRQPEGGNNGGGEEHSAAPNQQHQFTMPQFSFGTAGNSGYNYVSGGGFSWQPFASTIASSISTAFQQHQQTAAQGASMPSATPPASDNSPHMTFSYEMGSNVPRSDGTAAAGIAGGSGSDAAAAAAANPAVAATVNAFTSQLPWLISSVLSNSLNGNAGAQQSQQQQQQQPFTAGATPAETVGETVAPAGPAPGGTGAGASADAAAPGQREASTPSPAAPQPPAAPAPAPAAAAGGAAPQPTFHFTTAASPPRMDVFVGNAAPSMSPPQYPQQQSTVVHIHVHCTPEELDTMPERLQRLSTQIPVGHATLQADTTDRNSYRQPTRQEQQQQQQQPRTTTAFQANNTSASSASDTQTPWINEAMSTVLATLGMPQLMQLAAGNYNVLANLRVPLQEQVRRRLNGTDESPAAVVHVVQNEARQLSERILSMSAVQNLMTQQTAAATSAGRTVAEASQRVEMFRQELPRYLEHFYVSVMQHLSRSSANAAEWSRDLRNIVVRYVGMVLSRSARWFEGGSGALQTAMANIMQTLLQSSGVQQQYPMLQAFSSMLSPMLQSLLGQWEREYDQSMRRSDDSLQFEQDAPQEPTSPPQAQVKAPAASTFDCAATAPSLIAESVSDLLTAGNADTLDGAAHMDDDFEDLAKELMEDADNDAPQPAKKAVTPKSWPLETPSSDVSAVASQTRLASAVEEWEEACDVPHSVADRVRAMATRYTEARVMQASPNNTAESASAPQAPPPLHAGGPQNSSTREHSGDWVMWEANPYGNSASGR from the coding sequence ATGCGCATCCAGGTCCGAGGCACCGCCCCGTACAACAGCGACGATGTCGTCGTCTTGGAAGGTCTCACCGTGGCGGAGCTACGCAACAGCCTCATGGTCAGGTTTAACATCGACGCCGCGACGCACAGCATCCGCCTGCTATACCGCGGACGACTGATGCAGGACGCCAACTCGGTGACCAGCTacggtgtggaggagggcagcaccGTGCACATTGTTGTGCAGCCCCGTCAGCCGGAGGGTGGCAACaacggaggcggtgaagaGCACAGCGCTGCCCCGAACCAACAACACCAGTTCACAATGCCTCAGTTCTCCTTTGGTACGGCGGGCAACAGCGGCTACAACTACGTGTCAGGGGGCGGCTTCTCTTGGCAGCCTTTTGCCTCTACAATCGCCAGCTCCATCTCCACTGCCTttcagcagcatcagcagacggcggcgcaggggGCGTCGATGCCATCGGCAACCCCTCCAGCGTCAGACAACAGTCCGCACATGACCTTCTCTTATGAGATGGGCTCGAACGTGCCGAGGAGCGACggcacggctgccgctggcatTGCCGGTGGTAGTGGTagcgatgcagcagcagcggcagcggccaacCCTGCGGTGGCTGCCACCGTAAACGCCTTTACTTCGCAGCTGCCGTGGCTGATCTCATCCGTCCTTTCCAACTCGCTGAACGGTAATGCGGGTGCTCAacagtcgcagcagcagcagcagcagcagccattCACCGCAGGTGCTACGCCAGCGGAAACAGTGGGTGAGACGGTGGCACCAGCAGGCCCAGCCCCTGGTGGCACGGGTGCAGGTGCCTCGgcggacgccgcagcgccagggCAACGCGAGGCCTCCACACCTTCCCCGGCTGCACCGCAGCcaccagctgctcctgctcctgctcctgccgctgctgcgggtggtGCTGCCCCGCAGCCCACTTTTCACTTCACCACAGCTGCCTCGCCACCACGCATGGATGTGTTTGTGGGcaacgcagcgccgtcgatgTCGCCCCCGCAGtacccgcagcagcaatcAACGGTTGTGCACATCCATGTGCACTGCACGCCAGAGGAGCTGGACACCATGCcggagcgtctgcagcggcTCTCTACGCAGATCCCAGTAGGGCATGCGACGCTGCAGGCGGACACCACAGATCGTAACAGCTATCGCCAGCCCAcgcggcaggagcagcagcagcagcagcagcaaccgcgcACCACGACCGCCTTCCAGGCGAACAacaccagcgcctcctctgcgAGTGACACGCAGACGCCATGGATCAACGAAGCCATGAGCACCGTGCTGGCAACGCTGGGAATGCCGCAGCTGATGCAACTGGCAGCGGGCAACTACAACGTCCTCGCGAACCTGCGGGTGCCATTGCAGGAGCaggtgcgacggcggctcaATGGAACGGACGAGTCGCcggctgctgtggtgcaTGTGGTCCAGAACGAGGCGAGGCAGCTCAGCGAGCGTATCCTAAGCATGTCGGCTGTGCAGAACCTGATGACGCAgcagacggcagcggccacgaGTGCCGGGAGGACCGTTGCGGAAGCGTCCCAGCGCGTGGAGATGTTCCGGCAGGAGCTTCCGCGCTACCTCGAGCACTTCTACGTGTCTGTCATGCAGCACCTCTCCCGCAGCTCGGCAAACGCGGCGGAGTGGAGTCGGGACCTACGCAATATCGTGGTGCGCTACGTTGGCATGGTCCTCAGCCGCTCGGCACGGTGGTTTGAAGGCGGTAGCGGCGCCCTTCAAACCGCCATGGCAAACATTATGCAGACACTcctgcagagcagcggcgtgcaaCAGCAGTACCCCATGCTGCAGGCTTTCTCCTCCATGCTCAGCCCGATGCTGCAGTCACTACTGGGTCAGTGGGAGCGGGAGTATGACCAGAgcatgcggcgcagcgacgacagCCTGCAGTTCGAGCAGGACGCGCCACAGGAGCCGACCTCGCCGCCTCAGGCGCAAGTCAAGGCccccgccgcctccaccttcgactgcgcggcaacggcgccgtcgctgatCGCGGAGTCGGTCAGCGACCTGCTGACAGCCGGCAACGCTGACAccctcgacggcgccgcgcacATGGACGACGATTTCGAGGATCTCGCGAAGGAGCTGATGGAGGACGCTGACAACGACGCCCCCCAGCCGGCAAAGAAGGCGGTCACGCCGAAATCATGGCCGTTGGAGACGCCAAGCAGCGACGTGTCAGCTGTAGCCTCTCAGACCCGCCTGGCGTCCGCTGTGGAGGAATGGGAGGAAGCCTGCGATGTGCCGCACTCGGTCGCCGACCGGGTGCGTGCCATGGCGACGCGCTACACTGAGGCGCGTGTGATGCAGGCGTCGCCGAACAACACCGCGGAGAGCGCGTCCGCGCCGcaagcaccaccgccatTGCATGCAGGAGGGCCACAGAATTCGTCCACGCGCGAGCACAGTGGCGACTGGGTGATGTGGGAGGCAAACCCCTATGGCAACTCCGCCTCAGGCCGGTAG